A window of Argopecten irradians isolate NY chromosome 14, Ai_NY, whole genome shotgun sequence contains these coding sequences:
- the LOC138307069 gene encoding putative deoxyribonuclease TATDN2: MPGDNGTEAYMLLLNLVKKGVPKDQRIHLHSFIGDEYVLNQWSSVFPNFYLGFTRFVSSFSGPQTRALKAVGQDRTLLETDSPYFPRPGQQWSTPNQLYSVAEVIAPILETTVDKLLRTTAANAQRLFQRQ; encoded by the coding sequence ATGCCTGGAGACAACGGGACGGAAGCTTATATGCTCCTCCTGAATCTCGTGAAGAAGGGAGTGCCAAAAGACCAGAGGATCCACTTGCACTCTTTCATTGGGGACGAGTATGTCTTGAATCAGTGGTCCTCTGTGTTCCCAAACTTTTACTTGGGCTTCACAAGATTCGTTAGCTCTTTCTCGGGCCCGCAGACCCGAGCCTTGAAGGCAGTGGGACAGGATAGGACCCTGCTGGAGACAGACTCTCCGTATTTCCCAAGGCCTGGACAGCAGTGGTCAACTCCTAATCAGCTTTATTCGGTTGCCGAGGTGATTGCGCCGATTCTAGAGACCACAGTGGACAAACTGCTGAGGACAACCGCGGCCAACGCTCAGCGGCTGTTCCAGAGGCAATGA